A genomic region of Jaculus jaculus isolate mJacJac1 chromosome 10, mJacJac1.mat.Y.cur, whole genome shotgun sequence contains the following coding sequences:
- the Tpbg gene encoding trophoblast glycoprotein — protein MPGGGSRGPAAGDGRLRLARLALVLLGWVSASAPSSSLPSSASPEAPFLGSAQPPLSDRCPAACECSEAARTVKCVNRDLTEVPADLPPYVRNLFLTGNRLAVLPAGAFARRPPLAELAALNLSGNLLQDVRAGAFEHLPGLRQLDLSHNPLVNLSLLAFSGSNASAPDPSPLAELILNHIVPPGDQRQNRSFEGMVAAALRSGHALRGLQRLELASNHFLYLPRDLLTQLPSLRHLDLHNNSLVSLTYVSFRNLTHLESLHLEDNALKVLHNGTLAEWQGLARVRVFLDNNPWVCDCHMVDMVAWLKETELVQDKARLTCAFPEKMRNRGLLDLNSSDLDCDPILPPSLQTSYVFLGIVLALIGAIFLLVLYLNRKGIKKWMHNIRDACRDHMEGYHYRYEINADPRLTNLSSNSDV, from the coding sequence ATGCCAGGAGGGGGCTCCCGGGGCCCCGCGGCCGGGGACGGGCGGCTGCGGTTGGCGAGGCTGGCGCTGGTCCTCCTGGGCTGGGTCTCGGCGTCGGCGCCCAGCTCCTCGTTACCCTCGTCCGCGTCGCCGGAGGCTCCGTTCCTGGGATCGGCGCAGCCTCCGCTGTCCGACCGATGTCCCGCGGCTTGCGAGTGCTCGGAGGCGGCGCGCACCGTCAAGTGCGTGAACCGAGACCTGACCGAGGTGCCCGCCGACCTGCCGCCCTACGTGCGCAACCTCTTCCTCACCGGCAACCGGCTGGCCGTGCTCCCCGCCGGCGCCTTCGCCCGCCGGCCGCCGCTCGCCGAGCTCGCCGCGCTCAACCTCAGCGGCAACCTCCTGCAGGACGTGCGCGCCGGAGCCTTCGAGCATCTGCCAGGCCTGCGCCAGCTCGACCTCAGCCACAACCCCCTGGTCAACCTCAGCCTCTTGGCTTTCTCCGGGAGCAACGCCAGCGCCCCGGACCCCAGCCCCCTGGCGGAGCTGATCCTGAACCACATCGTGCCCCCTGGAGACCAGCGTCAGAACCGAAGTTTCGAGGGCATGGTCGCCGCAGCCCTGCGCTCGGGCCACGCGCTCCGAGGGCTCCAGCGTCTGGAGCTGGCCAGCAATCACTTCCTTTACCTGCCTAGGGACCTACTGACCCAACTGCCCAGCCTCAGGCACCTGGATCTGCATAACAATTCGCTGGTGAGCCTGACCTACGTGTCCTTCCGCAACCTGACACACCTCGAAAGCCTCCACTTGGAGGACAATGCCCTCAAGGTCCTGCACAATGGCACTCTGGCTGAGTGGCAAGGCCTGGCCCGTGTTAGGGTGTTTCTGGACAACAATCCCTGGGTTTGCGACTGCCACATGGTAGATATGGTAGCCTGGCTCAAGGAGACAGAGTTGGTACAGGACAAAGCCAGACTCACCTGTGCGTTCCCGGAAAAAATGAGGAATCGTGGCCTCTTGGATCTCAACAGCTCCGATCTGGACTGTGACCCCATCCTCCCCCCATCCCTGCAGACTTCCTATGTCTTCCTGGGTATTGTTTTAGCCCTGATAGGCGCGATTTTCCTTCTCGTTTTGTATTTGAACCGCAAAGGGATAAAAAAGTGGATGCATAACATCAGAGACGCCTGCAGGGACCACATGGAAGGGTATCATTACAGATATGAAATCAATGCGGACCCCAGGCTCACAAACCTCAGCTCCAATTCTGATGTCTGA